In a genomic window of Streptomyces koelreuteriae:
- a CDS encoding S1 family peptidase has product MFGFNRAKKAAAVAAATAAAAATALLTAPSAVAAPQPIVGGSTTTTTAYPFVMQITDASQNQFCGGTLVSPTKVVTAAHCMVGETTSSVRVVGGRTYLNGTNGTVSRVSKIWIHPSYTDATNGDDVAVLTLSTSMPYTTAKYVTSSQTSVYAAGATARILGWGTTSAGGSSSNQLRTATVPTVSDSSCGSSYGSDFVQSDMVCAGYTSGGVDTCQGDSGGPLLIGGVLAGITSWGEGCAQAGYPGVYTRLTTFSNLVTTQVNS; this is encoded by the coding sequence ATGTTCGGGTTCAACCGTGCCAAGAAGGCCGCCGCCGTCGCCGCGGCGACCGCTGCCGCCGCCGCGACCGCGCTGCTCACCGCTCCCTCCGCCGTCGCCGCTCCCCAGCCGATCGTCGGCGGCAGCACGACCACGACCACCGCGTACCCGTTCGTCATGCAGATCACGGACGCCTCGCAGAACCAGTTCTGCGGCGGCACGCTGGTCTCGCCCACCAAGGTCGTCACCGCCGCGCACTGCATGGTCGGTGAGACCACCAGCAGCGTGCGGGTGGTCGGTGGCCGCACCTACCTCAACGGCACCAACGGCACCGTCAGCAGAGTCAGCAAGATATGGATCCACCCGAGCTACACCGACGCCACCAACGGCGACGACGTGGCCGTGCTGACGCTGTCGACGTCGATGCCGTACACGACGGCGAAGTACGTCACGTCGTCCCAGACCTCGGTGTACGCGGCCGGCGCCACCGCGCGCATCCTCGGCTGGGGCACCACGTCCGCGGGCGGCAGCTCCTCCAACCAGCTGCGCACCGCGACGGTTCCGACCGTGTCCGACTCCAGTTGCGGCAGCTCCTACGGCTCCGACTTCGTGCAGAGCGACATGGTGTGCGCCGGATACACCTCCGGCGGCGTGGACACCTGCCAGGGCGACAGCGGCGGTCCCCTGCTCATCGGGGGCGTCCTGGCAGGCATCACTTCCTGGGGCGAGGGCTGCGCCCAGGCCGGTTACCCGGGTGTGTACACCCGGCTGACCACCTTCTCCAACCTGGTCACGACGCAGGTCAACTCG
- a CDS encoding helix-turn-helix transcriptional regulator, producing the protein MTVRRDFQEPPRCRPDLVIGREDLFTSAREQLGRGGSVLLHGPAGIGKSTILRALAADYGGSARTVLRCSATESESHLPFLALADLFGLVLDEVSEQLPSAQRTALESALTGRGESTLQRDGLALRLAVLSALRALAAERPVLVVADDLQWLDAASAELLGFAARRLGDTPVQMLCAVRTEGQEYDRHLRASPPDTLAVRLGPLTRTQVSALLDHRGYTPLSRSTIRDIHRTSGGNPLFALELGRALAESPTRPRPGEPLPVPTSLRALVLSRLEMLSDEARRTLLVASAGARPTLALLHAAGREQAEAETAQAAALGLLATDTEGPAVRFAHPLISAALYAEAPAQERRAVHAALSTAASDPIERARHLALATTGTDPEVAARLAEAGALALDRGAPSVAASLGLLAARHTPADSTPGPDERRLQAAEDAITAGEADLARDIARDVLTRATVPAERVRAWMVVIEAAGQALGEVDAVFPQVLADAGDDPGLLALVHYQLAWRGLVVEGDFAEARQEAEHAAELAARGGDRRTELMALSFQASTETLMGHPGAPATVKRALREPQDPYVACHHNGAGSARFRWLIMSDRLPEARAVITALLREVRRRGMVESEVHFLRFLADTELRTGHCGRALDLARESLRLARDAGIGEGASAMLASLAEASAGDVERALALAREAADHAEVDGDQMYLSRALAALGYAQLVAGDPAAAVRSLRRVRELELGLGINDPARGRWHGDLAEALVRIGEPGEAQDVIDTTRAHALRLGRESVLAVLDRAEALVRAARGEHEAALVRLASVRDRLGRLGYGLEEARAAFALARLRAQAAALPRTGNTPLPGPASYDEAARLFRRCRALPWLRQVDAAAAGGSTAVEPASVAPPVALDALEGLASMERQVASLVMEGATNREIAARLFISVKTVEATLTRVYRKLGIRSRVDIVRLAAGRRTT; encoded by the coding sequence GTGACCGTGCGACGGGACTTCCAGGAGCCTCCCAGGTGCCGCCCCGACCTGGTCATCGGCAGGGAGGATCTGTTCACGTCGGCGCGTGAACAGCTGGGCCGAGGCGGAAGTGTGCTGCTCCACGGCCCCGCGGGAATAGGAAAGTCGACGATCCTGCGGGCGCTGGCCGCGGATTACGGCGGCTCGGCGCGGACCGTGTTGCGCTGCTCGGCCACCGAGTCCGAATCCCACCTGCCGTTCCTGGCGCTGGCCGACCTGTTCGGCCTGGTCCTGGACGAGGTCTCGGAACAGCTGCCCTCCGCCCAGCGCACCGCCCTGGAGTCGGCGCTCACCGGCCGCGGCGAGTCCACCCTCCAGCGTGACGGGCTCGCGCTGCGCCTCGCCGTGCTGTCGGCGCTGCGCGCCCTCGCCGCCGAGAGGCCGGTTCTCGTCGTCGCCGACGACCTGCAGTGGCTGGATGCCGCCAGTGCCGAACTGCTCGGCTTCGCCGCCCGCCGGCTGGGCGACACGCCCGTGCAGATGCTGTGCGCGGTGCGGACCGAGGGCCAGGAGTACGACCGTCATCTACGCGCGTCCCCACCCGACACGCTCGCCGTCCGGCTGGGCCCGCTGACCCGTACGCAGGTCTCGGCGCTGCTCGACCACCGCGGCTACACCCCCTTGTCCCGCTCCACGATCCGCGACATCCACCGCACCAGCGGCGGCAACCCGCTCTTCGCGCTGGAACTGGGCCGCGCCCTGGCCGAGAGCCCCACCCGGCCCCGGCCCGGCGAGCCGCTGCCCGTGCCCACCTCACTGCGGGCCCTGGTGCTGAGCCGGCTGGAGATGCTGTCGGACGAGGCGCGCCGCACCCTCCTGGTGGCCAGCGCCGGTGCCCGCCCCACGCTGGCCCTGCTGCACGCGGCCGGCCGGGAGCAGGCCGAGGCCGAGACGGCCCAGGCGGCGGCGCTCGGGCTGCTGGCGACCGACACGGAGGGACCCGCCGTACGGTTCGCGCATCCGCTGATCTCGGCCGCGCTGTACGCGGAGGCCCCGGCGCAGGAGCGGCGGGCGGTGCACGCCGCGCTGTCCACGGCGGCCTCCGACCCGATCGAGCGGGCCCGGCACCTGGCCCTGGCGACGACCGGCACCGACCCGGAGGTGGCGGCCCGGCTCGCCGAGGCCGGAGCGCTGGCCCTGGACCGCGGGGCACCGTCCGTGGCGGCCTCGCTCGGGCTGCTCGCGGCCCGGCACACCCCGGCGGACAGCACCCCGGGTCCGGACGAGCGGCGGCTGCAGGCCGCGGAGGACGCGATCACCGCCGGCGAGGCCGATCTCGCCCGGGACATCGCCCGTGACGTACTGACGCGTGCCACCGTGCCGGCCGAGCGGGTGCGGGCCTGGATGGTGGTCATCGAGGCGGCCGGGCAGGCGCTCGGCGAGGTCGACGCGGTCTTCCCGCAGGTCCTGGCCGACGCGGGCGACGACCCGGGGCTGCTCGCCCTGGTCCACTACCAGCTGGCCTGGCGCGGTCTGGTCGTGGAGGGCGACTTCGCCGAGGCCCGGCAGGAGGCGGAGCACGCGGCGGAGCTGGCCGCCCGGGGCGGGGACCGGCGCACCGAGCTGATGGCGCTGTCCTTCCAGGCCTCCACCGAGACCCTGATGGGCCACCCGGGGGCGCCCGCGACCGTGAAGCGGGCGCTGCGCGAACCCCAGGACCCGTATGTGGCCTGCCACCACAACGGCGCCGGCTCGGCCCGGTTCCGCTGGCTGATCATGAGCGACCGGCTGCCGGAGGCGCGGGCGGTGATCACCGCGCTGCTGCGCGAGGTGCGGCGGCGCGGCATGGTCGAGAGCGAGGTGCACTTCCTGCGCTTCCTCGCCGACACGGAACTGCGCACCGGGCACTGCGGCCGGGCGCTCGACCTGGCCCGGGAGAGCCTGCGGCTGGCCCGTGACGCCGGGATCGGCGAGGGCGCCTCGGCGATGCTCGCCTCCCTCGCGGAGGCCTCCGCCGGGGATGTGGAGCGGGCGCTGGCGCTCGCGCGTGAGGCGGCCGACCACGCGGAGGTCGACGGCGACCAGATGTATCTGTCCCGGGCTCTGGCGGCCCTGGGTTACGCCCAGTTGGTGGCCGGGGACCCGGCGGCCGCGGTGCGTTCGCTGCGCCGGGTGCGGGAGCTGGAGCTGGGCCTCGGCATCAACGACCCGGCGCGCGGCCGCTGGCACGGCGACCTCGCCGAGGCGCTGGTCCGTATCGGCGAACCGGGCGAGGCCCAGGACGTCATCGACACGACCCGGGCGCACGCGCTGCGGCTGGGCCGGGAGAGCGTGCTGGCCGTGCTGGACCGGGCCGAGGCACTGGTGCGGGCGGCACGCGGCGAACACGAGGCCGCCCTCGTGCGGTTGGCGTCGGTGCGGGACCGGCTCGGCAGGCTGGGCTACGGGCTGGAGGAGGCGCGGGCCGCCTTCGCGCTGGCCCGGCTGCGTGCCCAGGCCGCCGCCCTGCCCCGCACCGGGAACACTCCCCTGCCGGGGCCCGCGTCGTACGACGAGGCGGCCCGGCTGTTCCGGCGCTGCCGGGCGCTGCCCTGGCTGCGGCAGGTCGACGCGGCCGCCGCGGGCGGTTCGACGGCGGTGGAGCCTGCCTCGGTGGCGCCGCCCGTCGCGCTGGACGCGCTGGAGGGCCTGGCCTCGATGGAGCGTCAGGTCGCCTCGCTGGTGATGGAGGGGGCGACCAACCGGGAGATCGCGGCCCGTCTGTTCATCAGTGTCAAGACCGTCGAGGCGACGCTGACCCGGGTCTACCGGAAGCTGGGGATCCGTTCGCGGGTGGACATCGTCCGTCTCGCCGCCGGCCGTCGCACGACCTGA